A single genomic interval of Leptospira semungkisensis harbors:
- a CDS encoding PP2C family protein-serine/threonine phosphatase, which produces MSTGNNFSNYPPNPTEPSFASLKQFLAEESLSRFRFAMFLFVFFAGFGLLFGDPAEVGLYDPRWIRVTHVILILISLTLSFKLKSFKQYTDPVLLFHFAIMSVHSFYLLYANGLYLGYLFGLILVVFSTGVSINNRRVLIPVLLIFIAIAFFVGINVKNPRIEVGMYYFGLISSSVLSVLVIGFRMKTFETLLQADVQLEKFQANIEEELELAQTTQKSLVDLEFPESGNFRIYSYFKPLESVGGDLIKTDMAKQGELDFFFADAAGHGISAAMVSSMAVMAFKMNAPIAETPARGLTLIHESLMGMIGGFFITAVYMRLDQKKRMLTYSYAGHHPAVIIRPDGSVNTLDGRGTVLLALPKLFNKDYTIELFPGDKVLLFSDGLFEFYGEDKEFFGYDSFVNLLREHTSESGQEFLESVGKSVLNLHRSHLKDDMTMLLLEVL; this is translated from the coding sequence GAGCTTAAAACAATTCTTGGCCGAGGAGTCTCTTTCTCGGTTTAGATTCGCGATGTTCCTTTTCGTTTTCTTTGCAGGCTTCGGATTATTATTCGGAGATCCTGCAGAAGTAGGACTCTACGATCCTAGATGGATCCGAGTCACTCATGTTATTCTGATTCTTATCTCACTTACCTTAAGCTTTAAATTAAAGAGTTTTAAACAATACACGGATCCTGTGCTTCTCTTTCATTTCGCGATCATGAGCGTGCATTCTTTTTATCTGTTGTACGCCAACGGTTTGTACTTAGGTTATCTATTCGGTTTGATTCTAGTCGTTTTCAGTACCGGAGTTTCTATCAATAATAGAAGGGTTCTCATTCCAGTACTTCTTATCTTCATCGCGATCGCGTTCTTTGTAGGAATCAATGTAAAGAATCCAAGAATAGAAGTGGGCATGTACTATTTCGGTCTTATCTCTTCTTCCGTTCTTTCCGTCTTGGTGATCGGATTTCGAATGAAGACCTTCGAGACCTTATTGCAAGCGGACGTGCAATTGGAAAAATTCCAGGCCAATATCGAAGAAGAGTTGGAGCTTGCTCAAACCACTCAGAAGAGCTTAGTGGATCTTGAATTTCCTGAGTCCGGCAATTTTAGGATCTATTCTTACTTCAAGCCTTTGGAGAGTGTGGGTGGAGATCTGATCAAAACAGATATGGCTAAGCAAGGAGAATTGGACTTCTTCTTTGCAGATGCCGCAGGTCATGGAATTTCTGCTGCGATGGTTTCTTCAATGGCGGTGATGGCTTTCAAGATGAATGCTCCTATCGCAGAGACTCCGGCGAGAGGATTGACTCTTATTCATGAATCCTTAATGGGAATGATCGGCGGTTTCTTTATTACTGCAGTGTATATGAGATTGGATCAGAAGAAAAGAATGCTCACATATTCGTATGCAGGCCATCATCCCGCAGTGATCATTCGTCCTGACGGTTCCGTGAATACCTTGGATGGAAGAGGGACTGTGCTTCTTGCTCTTCCGAAACTATTTAACAAGGATTATACGATTGAATTGTTTCCTGGGGATAAGGTACTTCTTTTCTCCGATGGACTATTTGAGTTTTACGGAGAGGATAAGGAATTCTTCGGTTATGATTCTTTTGTGAACCTTCTCAGGGAACACACTTCCGAATCCGGGCAGGAATTCTTGGAATCGGTAGGTAAGTCCGTTCTAAATCTGCATCGTTCTCATTTAAAAGATGATATGACCATGCTTCTTCTAGAAGTTTTGTGA